Below is a window of Streptomyces sp. NBC_01429 DNA.
GCTGGTGCGGCCCGTGCCCGTACTGGCGCAGGTGGCGGCGGACAAGTTCGCCCTGCGGCGGCTCGGCCGGATCGTCCAGGGGCTGCTGGCGCTGGCGTACGGGCTGGCGGCGCTGAACATCGACTGGACGGCCGTGCGGGTGCTGATGCTGCCGATGATGATCCTGAGCGGTGCGGCGATCTTCGGCGCGGTGTTCGTGGTGGGCGGGGCGTTCCAGTTCTGGGCGCAGGACGCCTCCGAGGTGCAGAACGCCTTCACCTACGGCGGGACGACGCTGCTCCAGTACCCGCCGTCGGTCTTCGGCAAGGAGCTGGTGCGCGGGGTGACGTTCGTGGTGCCGCTGGCCTTCGTCAACTGGGTCCCGGCGCTCTACGTCATGGGGCGCGAGGTCCCGCTCGGGCTGCCGCGGGCGGTCGCGTTCCTGCCGCCGGTGGTGGCGGTGGTGTGCTGCGCGCTGGCAGGGGTGGCGTGGCGGGCG
It encodes the following:
- a CDS encoding ABC transporter permease, whose protein sequence is MLWNGLRAYGLIVAMWTRSTMAYRASFAMMAFGNFAATAFDFLAILIMFSHIDSLGGYSLPEVAFLYGTAGTAFGLAELFLGSMNRLGSRVRDGTLDTLLVRPVPVLAQVAADKFALRRLGRIVQGLLALAYGLAALNIDWTAVRVLMLPMMILSGAAIFGAVFVVGGAFQFWAQDASEVQNAFTYGGTTLLQYPPSVFGKELVRGVTFVVPLAFVNWVPALYVMGREVPLGLPRAVAFLPPVVAVVCCALAGVAWRAGLRAYRSTGS